Proteins from a single region of Budorcas taxicolor isolate Tak-1 chromosome 11, Takin1.1, whole genome shotgun sequence:
- the LTA gene encoding lymphotoxin-alpha, whose translation MTPPGRLCLLRVCSTPSLLLLLGLLLALPPEAQGLRGVGLTPSAAEPAHQQLPKPFTRGTLKPAAHLVGDPSTQDSLRWRANTDRAFLRHGFSLSNNSLLVPTSGLYFVYSQVVFSGKGCFPRATPTPLYLAHEVQLFSPQYPFHVPLLSAQKSVCPGPQGPWVRSVYQGAVFLLTRGDQLSTHTDGISHLLLSPSSVFFGAFAL comes from the exons ATGACACCACCTGGACGTCTCTGCCTCCTGAGGGTGTGCAGCaccccatccctcctcctcctcctggggctgctgctggccCTGCCGCCGGAGGCCCAG GGGCTCCGTGGCGTTGGCCTCACACCCTCAGCTGCAGAGCCtgcccatcagcaactcccgaaGCCCTTCACCCGTGGCACCCTCAAACCCGCCGCTCACCTTGTTG GAGACCCCAGCACCCAGGACTCGCTGCGCTGGAGGGCAAACACGGACCGCGCCTTCCTCCGCCACGGCTTCTCTCTCAGCAACAACTCCCTCCTGGTCCCCACCAGTGGCCTGTACTTCGTCTACTCCCAAGTGGTCTTCTCTGGGAAAGGCTGCTTCCCCAGGGCCACCCCCACTCCTCTCTACCTGGCCCATGAGGTCCAGCTCTTCTCCCCCCAGTATCCCTTCCATGTGCCTCTCCTCAGCGCTCAGAAGTCCGTGTGCCCAGGGCCACAGGGGCCGTGGGTGCGCTCGGTGTACCAGGGGGCTGTATTCCTGCTCACCCGGGGAGACCAGCTATCCACTCACACAGACGGCATCTCCCACCTGCTCCTCAGCCCCAGTAGTGTCTTCTTTGGAGCCTTCGCTCTGTAG